Proteins from one Paraburkholderia sp. BL10I2N1 genomic window:
- a CDS encoding YqgE/AlgH family protein, whose product MSKSTDRINLTNQFLIAMPNMVDPTFSGTVVYLCDHSERGALGLVINRPTDIDLEALFNRIDLKLEIEPLLHVPVYFGGPVQTERGFVLHDPKGGSSYTSSMSVPGGLEMTTSKDVLEAVASGNGPERFLLTLGHAGWGAGQLEEEISKNGWLTVEADPKIVFDVPAEERFEAALGLLGINLSMLSGEAGHA is encoded by the coding sequence ATGTCCAAGAGTACCGATCGCATCAATCTGACCAACCAGTTCCTGATCGCCATGCCGAACATGGTGGATCCCACGTTTTCAGGAACGGTGGTCTACCTTTGCGATCACAGTGAGCGCGGCGCGCTCGGCCTCGTGATCAACCGGCCAACCGATATCGACCTGGAAGCGCTCTTCAATCGCATCGATCTCAAGCTCGAGATCGAACCCCTTCTGCATGTTCCCGTGTACTTCGGCGGCCCGGTGCAAACCGAGCGCGGCTTTGTGCTGCACGATCCGAAAGGCGGCAGTTCGTACACGTCGTCGATGTCGGTGCCGGGCGGGCTGGAGATGACCACATCGAAAGACGTGCTCGAGGCTGTCGCCAGCGGCAACGGTCCCGAGCGCTTCCTGCTCACGCTCGGCCACGCCGGGTGGGGCGCCGGACAGCTCGAGGAAGAGATTTCGAAGAACGGCTGGCTCACCGTCGAGGCCGACCCGAAAATCGTCTTCGACGTGCCCGCTGAAGAGCGGTTCGAAGCGGCACTTGGGCTGCTCGGCATCAACCTGTCGATGCTTTCGGGCGAAGCAGGTCACGCATGA